The DNA segment CTGGACCCCAAGAGGCGCTCTCTCGTCTCCGGCAGCTCTGCCGTCAGTGGCTGCAGCCTGAGGTGCACACCAAGGAGCAGATTTTGGAGCTGCTGGTGCTGGAGCAGTTTCTGAACATCCTGCCTCCGGAGATCCAGGCTCGGGCCAGGCATCAATGTCCAATGAGCAGCAAGGAGATTGTGACCCTGGTGGAAGATTTTTACAGAGCAGCCAAGGGACCAAAGCAGTGGGTAAGGAGGGTACTTTCTGTGGTCTCCaggatttctttttcatctttctttttcatctggtTAGTGTTTGGTTTCTGGACCCCTCCCTAGATAGAGTCCAGAATTTCAAACGTTGCTTCTGGCCTCTATTTGgaaccctcctccccccaccctcctagGGAGATGTAACAGGTTTTCAGAAAACCCAGCCACAGGCATTCCAGTGAGAAAGTAGAGGATCAAGTAAGGCTCTTGAAACTTTGCTGACAGATCTCCCCTGACGCTTTCTTTTTGAAGTTTTTCTACAGTCAGGATTCATAGCAGGCAGGGTCATTCTACTGGATAGGAATTTGATTTGGGGGGAACTTTATTAGACCTTGTCCGAAGTATCTTGCATATTGCCTTTGGATCAGGAAACTCCAGCTCAATTGGCTAGTATTCCTTCCAAATCCCACCCCCAAGTCAGACCGCAGTAGGAGCCTAGGGAGGAAGCAAACAATCATGTGCTTTGGTGAACGGAAGCAGTTAGGGAACAGGGGTAGGGCAATCCTCTTACTACTGAGATCTCCTTACCAGGAGAGCCTTGGGCAAAACAATTTACTGGTAAGGGTGGTTTTTAATGGCCCCCACCCTACTGCTTCCTGATCCTATGGGGCCTGTTTCCTCCAGAAGCAGGGAGGCAGGTGAGCATAGGGTAGGAACCTGCTGGGTGGGTGTCATGGCTGACCCTGATATATTTGTGCCTGCTTTCTGATGACTTTGACTCCAGGCCTTGAGAAAGCCCCAAGCTTTAAGGACAGGAAGTATCGGCTGATTTGAAGCAGCCTCCTTTTGGTCATTCTGCACGTCCTTCCCTTTGCTTCCTTTGAGAGTTTCTGCATTCTCTCTCAAGGTTGACCCCCAGGCCATTATCAGAAATTTCCGGGGAAAAACAGTCATTACAGAGCAGTGAGAGGTCAAGCTGCCCTCAGACAGTCCTTGAGTTGTGCTCTAATGCATGGGGCTTGTTCGTAGGTGGCTGTTTGTATGGAGGGCCAGAAGGTGCTCTTGGAGAAAACTGGATCCCAGCTTGGAGAACAGGAATTGCCAGACTTTCAACTGCAAACTCCTAGCAGATATCCCAGGGAGAGCTCTCTGGAGGAGACATCCCAGGCAGGATCTCAGGATCAGCGGAGCCCCCGTCATTGGGAAAAATCCCTGCTCCTCCAGGACCCAACCCCCAAATTGGCTGAGACAGGTAAACACTCGgtgcctcttctctccctctcgtCATCCCCTTATCGCCGTCAAAGCATTTCATGGTTCTAAAAAGCCATAGACCAGATATTGGGTTTTTTTCCAATATTGTATGTGATAGTAGATCTTTATTCTCCAACGAATTTCACGAATTAGAATGGTAGTGTTACTAAAGTGtgcttttatcattttctgttcATGACTATTTGAGAATCCAGTGCACAGGATTATTCTAGTGCCTTCTTTTCTGTCCCATTCAGAGCTACTTATAGTGAAGACAAATCCAAATATGACCACTGATGAACTTCCATTCGAGCTGTGGCTGAGTTTCGTCACTTAAAATAGTCCCATGTTTAGAAGGGACCTAAACAAGATTCTgctaattagagaaaaaaaactcTCTCCGTTTtatgttctgcctctttctcctcctgtgaCATTGTCCGtgtccatttccttatctgtctCTGGTACAATGCCAGTATAATTGCAGGCCCTGCTCCACACAGTCCTGTGGTCTCTCTGACTGAATGAAAGTGACACTTTGGCCAGTCTTGGTGATGTGAATACAGGATATGGTGAACAGGTTAGAGAAGAAGGTTACAAGAAAGCTAGATTCCTTAAGATTTGCTACATTCAGCGAAACACTTTGATTTCATTATTCTCAAAACTCATGAATGGAGAAGACCTAGGGCATCCAGCAGGAAAGCACTGTGGCCCTGGCTGAGGTCCCGCCTCATAACCTACGGCCTTCATGGTCCTAAAGAAAGTGGACCACACGTactcccttcttctgcctcagcagAGGCAGCTGGGTGTGCATGCTGTCtccatttccttttatttgattCCAGAGAGGGTGGAGTCTCAtgctcaaggttcatccatgttgtagcatgtgtcagtacttcattcctttttaatggctgaataatattgcactCTGTGGACATTTCGTctgtttatcagttgatggacacttgggttgtttccacctgttggctattatgaatagtgctgctgttaaCAGTTGTGTACAAGTTTTCGTGTAGatgtctgttttcatttctcttgggtgtacacccaggagtggaaatgctgggtcctatggtaactCACTGTTAACCTTTTGAGGTTggacttttccaaagtggctgcaccattttacatccagCAGTCTATGAgtattccaatttctctacatccctgttgacacttgttattttttgtcctttttattgcATCCATCCTATTAagcatgaagtggtatctcatggagCTTTTGagttatttccctaatgactgatgatgatgagcatcttttcatgtgcctgttggccaattgtgtatcttctttgtagaaatgtctattcagatcctttgctcattttttaaaattttatttatttatttatttttggctgcgttgggtcttcattgctgtgcatgggctttctctagtttcagcgagcgggggtactcttcattgtagtgtccgggcttctcattgctgtggcttctcttgttgcggagcacgggctctaggcatgcaggcttcagtagttgtggctcgcgggcttagttgctccacagcatgtgggatcttcctggaccagggctcaaacccgtgtcgcctgcattggcaggtggattcttaaccactgtgccaccagggaagtcccctttgctcatttttaactgggttggtctttttattgttgtaagagttctttgtataatcTGGATACTTatgtataatttgcaaatattttctcccattatgtgggttatcttttcacttccttgatagtatcctttgaagcacaaatgttTTGGATGTTGAGGAGGTccagtttatctttttgtttgcttgtgcAAACATACATATCGAATGTACTATTGCCTAATCCACCATCACAAAGGTTTACACCTTTGTTCTGTTCAAAGAGAGATAggtttagctcttacatttaggtctttgatccattttgagttaatttttgtatgtgttgtgagtcggggtccaacttcattcttttgtatgtagaaATCCAGTTGttcagcaccacttgttgaaaagactattctttacTCCATTGAATTATCATGACAACCTTGTTGAAGAGCAGTTGACCATAATTGTGTGGGCTGCTTTTTAAATCTGAatttaaattaaagttaaataaaattaaaaattcagtttctcagtcacacaagccacatttcaagtactcagtagccacatgtggttagtgaTAATAGCACTGTTGTGGAGTTTCTGTAATGAGGGTGCATGTCTGGCCCATATCTCAATTTCCAATCACATATGCTGTCTATCAACttcataatggaagaaaataccaCACTTACTGGATTTACCATTATTTGAAGAGAGTGGTGGTCAGTGTCCATGTAAGTGAGGGTATATTTGCAATGTTGAAATTTCTGATGGGTTTGCTTTTCCCTATTTCTCCTTTCTTAAACCTTTCCCCAAaggtaggaaggagggaggggttgGAGAACTTGTTTCCTAACTTTAGTATACATCAGAATCACCCCAGCTTCCACCTGTTAACTGCAGACTTCCAGGTTCCATCCCCCAGAGATTCTAACTCAGCAGCCTTGGGGGAGCAGGGGCAGCCTGCTTGGTGGACAGCTGCCCCAGATGAGTCTAATGCAAGTTGCCAAGTGGAGAACAGCACTTTGAGAAACTTTGCCGTGTATCTCATAGCTCTTTTGCTTGGGTTCTTTCTTTGAAGCCCAGAAATGAAACATATTCTTTATAATTATAGAGGCCTCCAGAATGAAAAGTGACAACAAGGAAAATCCACAGCAGGAGGGGGCTAAAGGAGCAAAGCCAGGCACCTTGTCAGTGGGCAAGCCCAAAGGGAATGGTCTGCAGAGCCCCGAACCCAGAGGGGCGACTGTGAGTGAGCCCCGGTTGTCACGGAGGCAGGTCAGCCCCCCACGCGCTCAAAAGCCATTTGCTCACTACCAGAGACATTGCAGGGAACTGGAATACATCAGCGGCCCCCTGAAGAGCCACCCACTGAGAGAGCTGAAGAAAAGCAAGGGAAGCAAAAGAAACCTGAGCAGCCGTTTGCAACGTCTTGGTCACCAGCCGACCCGCTCAGCGAAGAAACCATACAAATGTGATGACTGTGGGAAAAGCTTCACGTGGAATTCAGAGCTGAAAAGACACAAGCGAGTCCACACAGGGGAGAGGCCCTACACGTGTGGAGAGTGTGGGAACTGCTTCGGGCGGCAGTCCACCCTGAAGCTGCACCAGAGGATCCACACCGGAGAGAAGCCCTACCAGTGCGGCCAGTGTGGGAAAAGCTTTCGCCAGAGCTCAAACCTTCACCAGCATCACAGACTCCACCATGGGGACTGAAAGCAGGGCTGGGTCCTCTCTGTTCGGAAGAAGGTACTTGCATTTCTCCTTCCCCTCGCTTGCATGTAAATCACAAAGACCATCTGCGTGACTTACAAGGGAGAAAACGAGATCCCTGAGGAGTGATGGTGCCCGTCGGGCTGGTGAGGCGTCGGTCGGGAAGAGGCTGACAGGGGACTTGATCGTGCATGGGGTCGTGTACGATGATGGGGGAAGAGATGGAAGGTCTAGGCATTGGGTCAGAGAGCACCGGGGTGTCTGCTGGAGAGCGGGGAGTCACTACTGAGGGAGAATCAGGATGATCCTGCAGACGTGCCCCACACCTAGATGTTAAATCTCCTCCTGCTGCTTTATTTATCCTCTAAATCTGTTCAAGGATAAATCCTATATATAGTTATACATTTGCTGTCATACCAGACAATCTTTATCATTGCACACACTCCTTTAATAAAGATGAGTGATCTGCAAGAATTTCAAGGCAGAGGTTCATTGGAATGTAAATCCCCTAATATTCTTCCTGTCATTCCTGGCTGTTCATGACAAAGGAAGCATGAAGTGGGAGTATGGACACGTTTGTGTGAGGCAGGGGTCTCCAAGTATTATTGCTTTTAccaaataaatacacatacacacacactaaaggTTCTTTTTATATCAAAGCACCTTTGATTtggtaaaagaaaaatcacagctgCTGCAACCCCCCACCCATAGTGATAAGGAAAAGCTACAAGAAGCAAGACTGCTAAGACAACAAAGGGAATCCTTCCTACTTTCCTTTCTCACTTAGGCCAGTAGCTTTAAGAATAACAAAAtgcttggggtgatgaaaatatactAAAACTGAATTATTTCAGAGCAAGTACCCAAAATCATTGAAACATTCattaattttatgatatgtaagttatacctcaaAGAAGTttctaaaaatgacaaaatgtatttatgtaaaatgttaaaGTCCTAGAACTAGGCCTGAGAGATCATCTAATCCCACCCCTCATTCtctcaaaatggaaattataaccCAATCAGTATACAATTCTTAGTCACACTGGGCAAGCCAGTGGATCTCCTAGTTTAGAGAAGACTTTTGGTAGGTGGGTGCAGTATGTCAAGCAGGAAACAGGTGCAGGTAGCGTTCTTCCTAAAGCATCAGTATCCTCAGGTCACTGCTGGCCACCTCAGGGCTGTGGTTGTGCTATTGTGTGTCCCCCCACCAAGGATCTCAGGTTCCTCTGACCACAGAGGGACAGGTGCTCACATGGGCAGGCCTGTCCCCCAGGTCTTTGCACACACTGTTCCCTTTGCCCTTAGGACCCGCCGCCCCCACTCCCTCTCACATCTCACAAGAGTTGCCAGCTCTGCAAAGCCTCCTCTGACAAGTTCTAGGCAGAGGTAGACTTCACCAGTGGCGCTCAACCTGGTAGCAGTTTCGCCCCCTAGAGGATATTTGGGAACATCTGAAAACACCGTTGGTTGTTATGACGTGGGGGAAGGGAGCATAGCTCCTGGCCTCTGGTAGGTACAGACCAAGGATGTAgctaaacatcctgcagtgcacaggacGGCCCCAAAACAGTTATCTGTTCCAAATGTCAGTAGTAC comes from the Delphinus delphis chromosome 15, mDelDel1.2, whole genome shotgun sequence genome and includes:
- the ZNF174 gene encoding zinc finger protein 174, which gives rise to MAAKMEITLSSQSHIQASSKQERHIIAKLEEKREPALQKDWPDPELSRQSFRRFCYQEVSGPQEALSRLRQLCRQWLQPEVHTKEQILELLVLEQFLNILPPEIQARARHQCPMSSKEIVTLVEDFYRAAKGPKQWVAVCMEGQKVLLEKTGSQLGEQELPDFQLQTPSRYPRESSLEETSQAGSQDQRSPRHWEKSLLLQDPTPKLAETEASRMKSDNKENPQQEGAKGAKPGTLSVGKPKGNGLQSPEPRGATVSEPRLSRRQVSPPRAQKPFAHYQRHCRELEYISGPLKSHPLRELKKSKGSKRNLSSRLQRLGHQPTRSAKKPYKCDDCGKSFTWNSELKRHKRVHTGERPYTCGECGNCFGRQSTLKLHQRIHTGEKPYQCGQCGKSFRQSSNLHQHHRLHHGD